One genomic segment of Vigna radiata var. radiata cultivar VC1973A unplaced genomic scaffold, Vradiata_ver6 scaffold_246, whole genome shotgun sequence includes these proteins:
- the LOC106778259 gene encoding pentatricopeptide repeat-containing protein At5g08510-like yields the protein MILFNNRNYTYFSLGFVVGKMSLLKPKHPFSLTGFATAAAISSTAISHRFPCLEIATPSFSPKPKHPQHLLSLLLKHPFQPQILQQVHCYIITSGLFHYPFHDTSTCLLLFNNVIRCYSRCPFPHLALRFFRYTYTQHSHTFFTYPSLDTFSFAFLSHASANPNCTRFGTQLHALVFKVGFQFHMYVQTGLLQMYSSWGLLVEAAQVFYQMPRRSLVTWNAFITGLIRWGEFELALSVFNQMPSRSVVSWTLVIDGYARRNQPMKALTLFREMIQVDGIEPTQVTLLTIFPAIANIGCIKICQSAHGYAEKRGFNSSDIRITNALIDLYAKCGCIASVNRLLQELPDQRKNLVSWTSAISGFAMNGMGREALETFENMEKAGLSPNRVTFLSVLSACSHGGLVQEGLDFFVKMVKDCKLVPDIKHYGCVIDMLGRAGRLEEAEKVASQVPHEAANAVMWRTLLGACSVHNNVEIGQRVTRKVLEMERGHGGDYVLMSNILVSVGRFKDAQRLRDMIDKRIAFKLPGYSIV from the coding sequence atgattttatttaacaatAGAAATTACACGTATTTTAGCCTTGGTTTTGTGGTTGGTAAAATGTCACTCTTGAAACCAAAGCACCCTTTCTCCCTTACAGGTTTTGCAACAGCGGCAGCAATATCCAGCACCGCCATTTCTCACCGTTTTCCGTGTCTTGAAATCGCAACTCCTTCATTCTCTCCCAAACCTAAACACCCACAACACTTGCTCTCTCTTCTTCTCAAACATCCTTTTCAACCCCAAATTCTGCAACAAGTTCACTGTTACATTATCACTTCTGGCCTCTTTCACTACCCTTTTCACGACACCTCCACTTGTTTACTCCTCTTCAACAACGTCATCCGCTGTTACTCCCGTTGCCCTTTCCCCCACCTAGCTCTTCGCTTCTTTAGGTACACGTACACCCAACACTCTCACACTTTCTTCACATACCCTTCCCTTGACACATTCTCTTTTGCCTTTCTTTCCCACGCTTCTGCCAATCCAAACTGTACTCGCTTTGGGACTCAACTCCACGCCCTCGTTTTCAAGGTCGGGTTTCAGTTTCATATGTATGTACAAACTGGGCTGTTGCAAATGTACTCAAGTTGGGGTCTTTTAGTTGAAGCCGCACAAGTGTTCTACCAAATGCCACGCAGAAGCTTAGTTACTTGGAATGCTTTTATCACTGGTTTGATTAGATGGGGTGAGTTTGAACTTGCACTTTCTGTGTTTAATCAGATGCCTTCTCGGAGTGTAGTGTCATGGACCCTTGTTATTGATGGATACGCACGCAGGAATCAGCCCATGAAAGCTTTAACTTTGTTTAGGGAAATGATCCAAGTTGATGGTATAGAACCTACTCAAGTTACTCTTTTGACCATTTTTCCTGCTATTGCAAACATTGGGTGTATTAAGATATGTCAATCGGCTCATGGATATGCAGAGAAGAGAGGGTTCAATTCCTCTGACATACGCATTACCAATGCATTAATTGATTTGTATGCAAAGTGTGGATGTATAGCAAGTGTGAATAGACTCTTGCAGGAGTTACCTGATCAGAGGAAGAATTTGGTATCGTGGACTTCAGCTATCTCTGGTTTTGCAATGAATGGGATGGGGAGGGAAGCTCTAGAGACTTTTGAAAACATGGAGAAGGCTGGGCTTAGTCCGAACCGTGTGACGTTCCTTAGTGTTTTGAGTGCCTGTAGTCATGGAGGATTGGTTCAAGAAGGCCtggatttttttgttaaaatggtAAAGGATTGTAAACTTGTGCCAGATATCAAGCACTACGGTTGTGTGATAGATATGCTGGGGAGGGCTGGCAGGTTAGAAGAAGCTGAAAAGGTTGCTTCACAGGTACCTCACGAGGCTGCTAATGCTGTAATGTGGAGAACTTTGCTGGGTGCTTGTAGTGTTCATAATAATGTTGAAATTGGTCAGAGGGTGACCAGGAAAGTACTAGAGATGGAGAGAGGACACGGTGGGGATTATGTTCTTATGTCAAATATTCTTGTTAGTGTTGGGAGATTTAAGGACGCTCAAAGGTTGAGAGATATGATAGATAAAAGAATTGCATTTAAACTTCCTGGCTATAGTATAGTCTAA
- the LOC106778304 gene encoding serine hydroxymethyltransferase 4 — protein MEAVSAWGNTPLATVDPEIHDLIEKEKRRQCRGIELIASENFTSFAVIEALGSALTNKYSEGMPGNRYYGGNEFIDEIENLCRSRALEAFHLDPSRWGVNVQPYSGSPANFAAYTAVLQPHDRIMGLDLPSGGHLTHGYYTSGGKKISATSIYFESLPYKVNSTTGFIDYDRLEEKALDFRPKLIICGGSAYPRDWDYARFRQVADKCGALLLCDMAHISGLVAAQEANNPFEYCDIVTTTTHKSLRGPRAGMIFYRKGPKPPKKGQAENAVYDFEDKINFAVFPSLQGGPHNHQIGALAVALKQANSPGFKAYAKQVKANAVALGNYLMSKGYSLVTGGTENHLVLWDLRPLGLTGNKVEKLCDLCNITVNKNAVFGDSSALAPGGVRIGAPAMTSRGLVEKDFEQIGEFLHRAVVLTLEIQKEYGKLLKDFNKGLVNNKAIEDLKLDVEKFSASFEMPGFLVSELKYKD, from the exons ATGGAAGCAGTGAGTGCCTGGGGTAACACGCCGTTGGCGACGGTGGATCCAGAAATCCACGATCTCATTGAGAAGGAGAAGCGTCGCCAGTGTCGTGGAATAGAGCTCATAGCGTCGGAGAACTTCACTTCCTTCGCTGTCATAGAGGCGCTGGGGAGTGCCCTCACCAACAAGTACTCCGAGGGTATGCCCGGCAACCGCTACTACGGTGGCAACGAGTTCATCGATGAGATTGAGAACCTGTGCCGTTCCCGCGCCCTCGAGGCCTTCCATCTCGATCCCTCTCGATGGGGCGTCAACGTCCAACCATACTCTGGTTCTCCGGCCAACTTCGCCGCCTACACTGCCGTGCTCCAGCCCCACGACCGCATCATGGGTTTGGATCTCCCCTCCGGCGGCCACCTCACCCACGGCTACTACACCTCCGGTGGGAAGAAGATCTCTGCCACCTCCATTTACTTCGAGAGTTTGCCTTACAAGGTGAattccaccaccggattcatCGACTACGATAGGTTGGAGGAGAAAGCCTTGGATTTCCGCCCCAAGCTGATCATCTGTGGTGGCAGTGCCTACCCCAGGGACTGGGACTATGCCAGGTTCAGACAGGTAGCCGACAAGTGTGGTGCTCTCTTGCTTTGTGACATGGCTCACATCAGTGGTCTTGTTGCTGCTCAG GAAGCTAACAATCCATTCGAGTACTGTGACATTGTGACCACGACGACCCACAAGAGCTTGAGGGGTCCTAGGGCCGGTATGATCTTCTACCGGAAGGGACCTAAACCGCCGAAGAAAGGGCAAGCCGAGAATGCAGTGTACGATTTTGAAGACAAAATCAACTTTGCGGTGTTCCCTTCCCTCCAGGGTGGTCCTCACAATCACCAGATTGGGGCACTTGCGGTTGCATTGAAACAGGCTAATAGCCCAGGATTCAAGGCATACGCGAAGCAGGTTAAGGCGAATGCAGTTGCACTTGGAAATTATTTGATGAGCAAGGGATACAGTCTTGTCACCGGAGGAACTGAGAACCACCTTGTCTTGTGGGATCTCCGTCCTCTTGGCCTAACTG GCAACAAGGTAGAGAAACTTTGTGACCTCTGCAACATTACTGTCAATAAAAATGCTGTCTTTGGTGATAGCAGCGCATTGGCTCCTGGAGGAGTACGAATTG GTGCCCCAGCCATGACTTCTAGGGGGTTGGTTGAGAAGGACTTTGAACAGATCGGAGAGTTCCTTCACCGTGCAGTGGTTCTAACGCTGGAGATCCAGAAGGAGTATGGCAAGCTTTTGAAGGATTTCAACAAGGGCCTGGTGAACAATAAGGCTATCGAAGATCTCAAACTTGATGTTGAGAAATTTTCGGCCTCCTTCGAAATGCCTGGTTTCCTAGTATCTGAGTTGAAGTACAAGGACTAG
- the LOC106778267 gene encoding protein RALF-like 24 isoform X1, whose translation MSQPRFLSTVSLCLTLLLLHAHLPICNGLSFVDLNLLKHNEMAVMTKRVCTKTIGECLSLTDPDMDSETNRRVLAMQKKYISYETLKRDMVPCDRAGASYYNCQAIRANPYNRGCEVETILKLLNAVMMMA comes from the exons ATGTCCCAACCCAGATTCCTCTCCACTGTCTCCCTCTGTCTCACCCTTCTTCTGCTCCACGCCCATCTTCCAATCTGCAACGGCCTATCGTTTGTGGACCTCAATTTGTTGAAACACAATGAAATGGCTGTGATGACCAAAAGGGTTTGCACCAAAACCATTGGAGAGTGTCTGAGTTTGACCGACCCAGACATGGATTCGGAGACCAACAGAAGAGTTCTGGCAATGCAGAAAAAGTACATTAGCTATGAGACACTCAAGAGAGACATGGTTCCCTGTGACAGGGCTGGAGCTTCTTACTACAATTGTCAGGCAATACGAGCCAATCCTTATAATAGAGGCTGTGAG GTGGAAACCATTTTGAAGCTTCTAAACGCAGTTATGATGATGGCTTGA
- the LOC106778267 gene encoding protein RALF-like 24 isoform X2: protein MSQPRFLSTVSLCLTLLLLHAHLPICNGLSFVDLNLLKHNEMAVMTKRVCTKTIGECLSLTDPDMDSETNRRVLAMQKKYISYETLKRDMVPCDRAGASYYNCQAIRANPYNRGCEVDC, encoded by the exons ATGTCCCAACCCAGATTCCTCTCCACTGTCTCCCTCTGTCTCACCCTTCTTCTGCTCCACGCCCATCTTCCAATCTGCAACGGCCTATCGTTTGTGGACCTCAATTTGTTGAAACACAATGAAATGGCTGTGATGACCAAAAGGGTTTGCACCAAAACCATTGGAGAGTGTCTGAGTTTGACCGACCCAGACATGGATTCGGAGACCAACAGAAGAGTTCTGGCAATGCAGAAAAAGTACATTAGCTATGAGACACTCAAGAGAGACATGGTTCCCTGTGACAGGGCTGGAGCTTCTTACTACAATTGTCAGGCAATACGAGCCAATCCTTATAATAGAGGCTGTGAG GTTGACtgttga